AATGCGGGTAAGGAAACCGGGGCCTCTGGGCTCAGATTGCTTTGAACCGGGCGCACAAACTGCGGGCGTGAAGGCGCGGCGAACACCGGGTGGATACTGGTCCACAAGAACACCTGAGCCAGGATCAATGCCAGAAATCTAAAGCCAGGACTTCGAGGATTTCTCATCAAAGACACACTCCTGCAACATACTAAAAAGTGTACCTGACAAAGGGGTATCCTCCAATGCTTTTTAAATTACTTTAGTTTCTTTAGAGACTCTTCTTATTTTATGTAAACTATTTATTCGTAATATCTTACTAAATAGTGGATTTAATGAGGGCCTGGATAAGATCCGGGACAGTTGAGGAGGAAGCACAAACATCGACCCGGAGACCGTAATCCTCCAAAGTGCGGGAGGTGATGGGGCCAATGGAGGCCACCTGGGTCTGTCCCAAAATTTTGAGGGCGCGAGGCTTTCCGACCATTTTGAAGAACTGCTCCACGGTAGA
The DNA window shown above is from Candidatus Omnitrophota bacterium and carries:
- a CDS encoding uroporphyrinogen-III synthase — its product is RQASGIFRAREARDTLPEGLRERGARVEVVPVYRTLPEKASPSQLAKLENLDAALFTSSSTVEQFFKMVGKPRALKILGQTQVASIGPITSRTLEDYGLRVDVCASSSTVPDLIQALIKSTI